A genomic stretch from Arachis stenosperma cultivar V10309 chromosome 3, arast.V10309.gnm1.PFL2, whole genome shotgun sequence includes:
- the LOC130965640 gene encoding uncharacterized protein LOC130965640, producing the protein MKIPDLDPVVHLHALKAGLQPGKFRETIAVTKPKTLEEFQERAAGQMEIEELCKFERTERRQPRKEEDRTTRSANNKDSRKPFKLTPKFDNYTRFNTKRKKLIKEILNAKIIKLPARAGNYQDQRFVDRSKNCAFHKKYGHTTDECVIAKDMLERLARQGLLDKYIEGRKHKENGRDREERQQTSGNKEDNKWSNNIPPKGIINCISGEFAGGGETSSVQKQSYRTMLAIEGTVQLRTEYEPDLEIIFNQTDICSAAPNLDDPVVISIQTGELLVRKVLLDPGSSANVLFYSTFLKMKISKKLVQPSSGELVGFSGERVLIKGYIWLKTTMGETPLSQTLDVQYFIVDCPSPYNIILRRPALNMFKAVVSTYHLCVKFQAQDDKIATLCSNRQQARQCYITSLKGSETRQRYQQEVKAIHSTNEVTYIGQALQGKERLELIKVLQDNADLFAWTPADMPGINPNIICHKLATNRTSRPITQKKKNLEAEKSKAVLEETRKLLKANFIKEICFTTWLSNVVMVRKNSGKWRMCVDFTNLNKACPKDAYPLPCIDKLVDNASSFKSLSFMDAYSGHNQILMHPEDQSKTAFITEHGNFCYRVMPFGLKNAGATYQRLMDKVFRHQIGRNMEFYVDDKVAKTTQEKSHCDDLREIFEQIRAYNIRLNPEKCAFGVQEDKFLGFMLISRGIEANPEKCEAILNMASPKTIKEVQQLAGKVAALSRSALVIETGKIQQPVYFVSRVMQPTKQRYPRIEQLALALVITARRLRHYFQSHTIIVRTNQPLRQILTKPELAGCLTKWSIELSEFDIQFQPRSALKAQILADFISELTPDEHNKPWELHVDGASSRGGSGAGIILKEGDKVVAEQSLQIHFPASNNQAEYEALIAGLKLALNLQVQSLIAHCDSLLVVQQIRGEFQVKDPLLERYWLIAKDLISKFSSFIILHVHREKNVRADILSKLAATRADTQTSALSQLTLKKPSIELLSITSINHLRDWRTPFLEYINADIIPRDKLNPQHFRRKASLYTNIAGELYRRSYSQPLLKCLNKDEAKEVMDEVHEGVCGNHIGERALATKIVRTGYYWPTMKRDCITKVKTCDKCQKHATISTKPAEVLHSMEVSWPFHRWGLDILGPFPIAPGQEGRQSFTFTLSLSLSLSIELNGRTLAAAHRAFTATALSPPRCRASRRAPRVVLLRSGLPSLLCFGVSSLLCVPSAVSPWLLFSVEQRPFRLLLASQSFIKFESVVFTHPKFFAVKNGYMQQNTNLVEAIVLKVKDCLRIGESHLKSELICHTKKLSDSHFYNLGMATEQGGGGKYLPTLCPRP; encoded by the exons ATGAAGATACCAGATCTGGACCCTGTCGTCCACCTACATGCCCTTAAGGCCGGTCTTCAGCCTGGAAAATTCAGGGAAACAATCGCGGTCACTAAGCCGAAGACGTTAGAAGAATTCCAGGAAAGGGCAGCCGGACAGATGGAGATTGAGGAGCTCTGCAAATTCGAAAGGACGGAAAGAAGGCAACCTAGGAAGGAAGAAGACAGAACCACAAGGTCGGCAAATAACAAAGACTCTAGGAAGCCATTTAAGCTCACCCCAAAATTTGACAACTACACCAGGTTCAACACAAAAAGGAAAAAGTTAATTAAAGAGATACTTAATGCTAAAATCATAAAACTTCCAGCAAGAGCAGGGAACTATCAAGACCAGCGATTTGTAGACAGAAGCAAAAATTGTGCTTTCCATAAAAAATACGGACATACAACTGACGAATGCGTGATAGCAAAGGATATGTTAGAGAGATTAGCTCGGCAAGGCCTCCTGGACAAATATATCGAAGGAAGGAAGCATAAAGAAAATGGCAGGGACCGAGAAGAGCGTCAACAAACTTCGGGCAACAAGGAAGACAACAAATGGTCAAACAATATCCCACCAAAAGggatcataaactgcatatccGGAGAATTTGCTGGGGGAGGCGAGACAAGCTCAGTACAAAAACAAAGCTACCGCACGATGCTAGCAATTGAAGGAACAGTACAGCTGAGAACTGAGTATGAGCCCGACCTTGAAATCATTTTCAACCAGACAGATATATGCTCGGCCGCACCGAACTTAGATGATCCAGTGGTAATCTCTATCCAAACCGGCGAACTATTGGTAAGAAAAGTCCTCTTGGACCCAGGTAGTAGTGCAAATGTTCTCTTTTACTCTACTTTTCTGAAAatgaaaatatctaaaaaactCGTGCAACCCTCGTCTGGAGAATTAGTCGGATTCTCCGGAGAAAGGGTCTTGATTAAAGGTTACATATGGCTAAAAACTACAATGGGAGAAACCCCGTTGTCACAAACCCTTGATGTACAATATTTCATAGTTGACTGCCCCAGTCCTTACAACATTATTCTCAGAAGACCTGCTCTGAACATGTTCAAGGCAGTGGTATCCACTTATCACCTATGTGTTAAGTTTCAGGCACAAGACGACAAGATAGCGACACTCTGCTCAAACCGCCAACAAGCTAGGCAATGTTACATCACAAGTCTGAAGGGGTCAGAAACAAGACAGAGATATCAACAAGAAGTCAAGGCAATTCACAGCACAAACGAG GTTACCTACATCGGTCAAGCATTACAAGGAAAAGAAAGATTGGAGCTCATAAAAGTGCTACAAGACAACGCCGACTTATTTGCCTGGACCCCAGCGGACATGCCAGGTATCAATCCAAACATTATCTGCCACAAGCTCGCCACCAACAGAACAAGCCGACCTATAActcaaaagaagaagaatctcgAGGCAGAAAAATCAAAGGCAGTTCTAGAAGAAACCAGAAAGCTCCTTAAAGCTAACTTCATCAAAGAAATCTGCTTCACCACATGGCTCTCAAACGTGGTAATGGTAAGAAAAAACTCAGGTAAATGGCGCATGTGCGTCGACTTTACAAATTTAAACAAGGCATGCCCTAAAGATGCTTATCCTTTACCATGCATTGATAAACTCGTAGACAATGCATCAAGTTTCAAAAGCTTgagcttcatggatgcatattcTGGTCACAACCAGATCCTCATGCATCCAGAAGACCAAAGCAAGACAGCATTTATAACTGAACATGGAAATTTTTGTTATAGAGTAATGCCATTTGGTCTAAAGAATGCAGGTGCAACCTACCAACGACTGATGGACAAAGTGTTCCGTCATCAAATAGGTCGGAACATGGAATTCTATGTGGATGATAAGGTCGCAAAGACCACTCAAGAAAAGTCACACTGCGACGACCTCAGGGAGATATTTGAACAGATCCGAGCATACAATATAAGACTCAACCCAGAGAAATGTGCCTTCGGGGTACAAGAAGACAAGTTCCTTGGATTCATGCTGATCTCACGAGGAATTGAAGCAAACCCTGAAAAATGTGAGGCAATACTTAACATGGCGAGCCCTAAAACAATAAAAGAGGTACAACAATTGGCAGGAAAGGTAGCGGCACTATCTCG CTCGGCTCTTGTCATTGAGACAGGAAAAATACAACAGCCAGTATACTTCGTCAGTAGAGTCATGCAACCAACGAAACAAAGGTATCCGAGAATAGAACAGCTAGCTTTAGCACTAGTAATAACAGCAAGAAGACTCAGGCACTACTTCCAAAGCCACACAATAATAGTGAGGACGAACCAACCATTAAGACAAATACTGACAAAACCAGAACTGGCCGGATGTCTAACCAAATGGTCTATCGAGCTCTCGGAGTTCGATATCCAATTTCAACCAAGGTCGGCATTGAAAGCACAGATCCTCGCAGACTTCATATCAGAACTGACCCCGGACGAGCACAATAAACCCTGGGAGTTACATGTTGATGGGGCGTCCAGCCGAGGAGGGAGCGGAGCTGGGATAATCCTAAAAGAAGGGGACAAGGTGGTAGCCGAGCAATCCCTCCAGATCCACTTCCCGGCAAGCAACAATCAGGCTGAGTATGAGGCCCTCATAGCAGGACTCAAGCTCGCCCTGAACCTCCAAGTACAAAGCCTGATAGCACATTGCGATTCCCTCTTGGTGGTCCAACAAATCCGAGGAGAGTTTCAGGTAAAAGATCCCTTGCTAGAGCGATATTGGCTCATAGCAAAGGATCTCATTTCAAAGTTTAGTTCGTTCATTATACTACATGTGCATAGAGAAAAGAATGTTAGAGCAGACATATTATCCAAACTTGCCGCCACTAGGGCGGACACACAGACATCAGCATTATCACAACTCACACTTAAAAAACCCAGCATTGAACTATTATCTATAACAAGCATTAATCACCTCCGTGACTGGAGAACACCTTTCCTTGAGTACATCAATGCAGATATCATACCCAGAGACAAACTCAACCCGCAACACTTCAGACGAAAAGCAAGTCTCTACACAAACATAGCAGGAGAACTATACAGGCGTAGTTACTCACAACCATTGCTAAAATGCTTAAATAAAGATGAGGCAAAAGAGGTGATGGACGAAGTTCATGAGGGCGTATGTGGGAACCACATCGGAGAACGAGCTCTCGCCACAAAGATCGTCCGAACAGGATACTATTGGCCGACCATGAAAAGGGATTGCATAACAAAAGTCAAGACATGTGACAAATGTCAAAAGCATGCAACCATCTCTACAAAGCCTGCCGAAGTATTACACAGCATGGAGGTAAGCTGGCCTTTCCACAGATGGGGGCTCGATATTCTCGGCCCATTTCCAATAGCACCAGGTCAG GAAGGGAGGCAGAGCTTCactttcactctctctctctctctctctctctcaattgAACTGAACGGCAGAACGTTAGCCGCAGCTCACAGAGCTTTCACCGCCACTGCACTATCGCCGCCTCGTTGCCGAGCCTCTCGCCGTGCTCCTCGTGTCGTCCTCCTCCGCAGTGGGTTGCCTTCACTGCTGTGCTTCGGCGTGAGCTCGCTTCTCTGCGTGCCGTCAGCTGTGAGCCCGTGGCTTCTCTTCTCTGTTGAG CAAAGACCTTTTCGCCTCCTCCTCGCCTCCCAATCCTTCATAAAGTTTGAGAGCGTAGTTTTTACACACCCCAAATTCTTCGCAGTGAAGAATGGATATATGCAGCAGAACACAAACCTGGTGGAAGCCATTGTCCTGAAAGTAAAGGATTGCCTCCGCATTGGCGAGTCCCACCTCAAATCCGAGCTTATCTGCCACACCAAGAAGCTCTCCGACAGCCACTTCTACAACCTCG